The DNA sequence GGTATTCGCCCTCTTTTTTTGTGTAAAAAGGGTTTATAGCATCTGCAGCCAGAAAGATGGAAATAAGTTTGAGACCCTAGATTAACGTGCAGTTTGTACAAATATCCTTCCCAAAAGTTTGTATCTTACATCCAACTTTACCTGCTGATCAGGTGACACTTGAGGCAGAAGTTACTAATAAGGGTGCCCTTGCTCTCTATGGTCGCCTGGGGTTTATCCGAGCAAAGAGACTGTACAGATACTATCTAAATGGAGTAGACGCTTTTCGGCTGAAACTACTGTTTCCACGCCCTGATCCTGGCCTGCCTCCAATGATGATTGGCAATGACACGGATGACCAGAAGATGGATTCTCCCTATTTGTGACAGCACCCTAGTCAGTAGGTAGAATTGAGTTGGAGACCTGGAATCCgatcattttagctctatttcatGCTTTCATAGATGACATGTAACTGTAATATCTTTGTACTTACATACCAAATTTTTGAGTTGTTTTATttccgttttttttttttttgataaggATGTTGtagaaccttttttttttgtgcaaTCCACTTCACATCAAGCGATTAGACAGTGCAGTTCTTTTGCTCAACAAACAAAACGCATGCCGCAGTTGCTGTAAGTTTAATTGTGGATATTGAAAGTCTCTGTCAACAGTACTTTTGATAAAATTCCAAAGATTTTGTGGATGGCCACAACCTAATCCTGTACAGGTCATTCCTCTTAACATTCTGTAAATGAACATACAACTAGCTGGAAATGTAAAACCAATGACAGGATAACAGCGGTGGGCTGTGATGCTAAGTCCAGAAGCTGCAATAGACAATTAGTCATTAAAAGCTGATTTCCATGCCAACAGTTTGAAATATTTTCGTTAAGCTAATATCATTTTAACAGCAACAGGTAGCAGCAGCCAGTAGaaccactctagaaaaccaAAATATCATTTTAACCTCACCTATATGCTCACTTGCTCAGCTGCACATCACACCCATCATGTCAGTAGAACATTAGGCGACACCAGCATTTATATACAACCTGTCCTGAATCTCTAGCAACAAGGGTGGATGGTGACAGTTGCAGACTCTTCAACAACCGTTACCCACTAGGTAGCGTTAGAAAATACTCATACCTCTCATACCTAAAATAGGTCTTCCATATAGATACACTGTTGAAggttataggtattgtgttggaaaccCATTTTAGATTTGGTCTCCTAATGGGTGGTAGTTGGAGACAACCTCAGGTGttgcttgggccttgtttagttccacccaaaaagccaaaattttccaagattccccgtcacatcgaatctttaaacgcgtgcatggaatattaaatatagatgaaaaaataaaaactaattgcacagtttagtcgaaatttacgagacgaaacttttgagcctagttagtccatagttggacaataattagcacaaataaacgaaagtgctacagtgtcgcgaaatttttcccacgaagaactaaacacggccttggaGGATCATGCTTTCAAACACTGAAACAGCGATCACTGGTAACCTGGCACAGTTGTGACACAATAGACCTGAGCGCTGCAGCCAGCTTCCttggggtttttttttttttgacaaatagCAGCTTTATTGAATTAGCAGCAAGACGCTGCAATTATGTTACAGACACTAGACAAGTCCTTTATCGCTGTCTTTAgcggacaggatgatacatgctGCAGATTGGAGCAGGAACAAGTTGGTTGCCCCTTGTTCTCGTGAAACCCTGAGAGAGCTTGCCTAGCTAGGGAGTGAGCCTCGACATTTTGCTTCCTATCTATTTTAAGGACTGAGCCCTGTACTCTGTCCCTGTTGTTGCAGAAGATTTGAGTGAAAGGCTTTATTCTCCAATCCGGTGGTCTGTCCAAGTTATCCTTCTGTAAGTTATCCACCAATGTCTGATTGTCCGTGTAGAAAAGGACAGATTGGAGACCGAGACCTGCAGCAAGAATTGAGGTAAAGGAGAGAGCTGTTGCTTCAGCCATCAGGACTGATGAGCAGTTTTCAAATGTCGACGAGATGGTGTAAGTCGTGTTCTGCAAGTGATTAACTATGTAGATTCCAATTCCTGTCCTCGCAGGGGCTTGCGGAGATACATCCGGCCTGATTTCCGCATCACAGTAACAGACAATCTTTTGATGCTCATGATCTGCAGGTTGGAGTTGTGGTTGAGTAGCGTAGAGATTCAACTGGCTTCCGTAGTATTTGGTGGCCTCCCTTGCCACATGGTTGTTAGTGTGTATGTGCGCCCGAGTTGCATAATGGACCTGCAAAACAGACCATTTTCTTTGTCGAAAGCGAAGCTCATTTCGAGCTTTCCAAATGAACCACAAGGTGGTTATTATTTTGATCATCAACTCATCCTGCAAGTTGGGAGTTATAAGAGCACAGATAGTATCCTGAACACCGTCCTGTTCGTTAGGGAGATAGGATGTTATTAGCGGAGGACTCGCTGAGAACCAGACAGCCCTAGCAAAATCACAATGGAAAAATAAATGGGAGTCGTTCTCAGACATCCCGCAATTATTGCAATTTTTACTGATCTTGCTGGAGAGGCCTCCAGCACGTTGACCTGTAGCTAGCGCTCGGCGCAACAGTTTCCACATGAAAGTCTTTAGAACTGGAGCCACCTCCTTATTTTTCCATATCCTGCATAAAATGTTAATGGCCTGCAAAGAGATACTTCTTGACCCATGACTGGGTAAGATCACTTGAGTTTGGCTGTTTAGAAATTTGAATGCTTCTTTAGTAGTGCATTCCCCTTTTGGTGAAGGTTTCCAGATGACAACATCATTTTTGTTAAAATGGACTGTAATGATTCCAGTGATTTCATTAGTTACTGTGGTATCAAAAATACTAGAAATGAGGTTCCTATCCCAGTTTTTGTTGGAATCCCAGAGTTCAGAAATGCAACTGGGAAGTCTGGGAACAGCCAAGGGTAGCTTTAAATGGTCATGTATTTCATCCCAATGGCTGCACCAAGGGGAGGACCAGATACTGGAATTGCCTTTATGAATTTGAATGAAGCAATTTTGAACCAAAATATCTCTAATGCTCATAATTGATGACCAGAAGGCAGATTTAAAAGGTGAGTTTCCAGCTTTCCAAAAGGAGGTGTTAGGATGGTATTTAGCTTTAAGAATGTCAGAAAGAAATTGATTTTTACCTGTAGCTATCTTCCAGGCTGCATTGAGAAGAAGACTCTTATTCACTGTCTCTAAGTCTCTGATTCCTAGTCCACCTTCCTTTTTTGGCCTGCAAATGTCCTTCCATGCTCTTAAATTAAGACCTGCACTTTCATTGTTTCCAGGAACACCAGCCCACCAGAATTTTCGCATAATAGCATTGATCTTCATGATAAACTTGTTTGAAAATAGAATGGTTGACATGTAATAAATGGGAATTGAGGCAAGAACAGAGTTGATGTACTCTAGCCTGCCAGCATGATTTAGTTTGTTGGCCTTGACCTTGGTAAGTTTGGCTCTGAATTTATTTATAATGAAATTGTATGCATGATTTTTATCTGAATGACGAAAGAGTAAAGGATGATCCAGGTAAATGGAGTTATGCAACATATCAGCCACTGGAAAAATTTCTTTGACTTCCTTAATGCTATTAGGATCAGTGTATTTGCTAAAGACAATTGAGGATTTAGAGAGGTTTGGCGTTTGGCCCGAAGCAGCACAGAAAGAATGCAAGACCTGACTGATCTTAGTCGCTTCTATTCTGGTGGCCTGACCACAGATAATGAGATCATCTGCAAAGAGGAGAGCGTGAATTCTAGGACAATTAGGGCCTAGAGAAATACCTTGAATTTCGTGCCTGTCCGAGTGTTGCTGCAGAGAAATAGCTAATTCATTAACAGCAAGAATAAAGAGGTAGGGAGAGAGAGGACAACCTTGTCTGATACCCTTGCTGGGGTGAAAGATAGGCCCCGGCTGTCCATTTATAAGCACAGACAGAGAGGTTGTTGATATACACTTGTAAATCAAATCAATAAATTTATCACTGAATCCCTGTCTACTAAGAGCAGCAATAATGAAACGCCATTCAATTCTGTCAAAAGCTTTGGCAAGATCAACCTTTAGAAGAAAAGCCTTGTGTTTCCAGTTCTTTAGGTTAAAACTGTGAATAATTTCTTGAGCTATTATAATGTTTGAAGCAATGTGTCTACCTTTAATGAAAGCCGATTGAGATGGATGAATAATGTGCGGCAAATGAAATTTAATTCTATCAGCAAGAGACTTAGCTATAATCTTGTATACAACATTGCAAAGACTTATTGGCCTATAATCTCTGGGAGTATTAGGATTATTAACCTTCGGAATCATAGCAATGTAAGTCTTGTTGATATCAGGATGCAGATAATTGTTATTATAGAAATCAGTGACAAGATTGACAACATCTTTACCTGTCCATTCCCAAGAGGATTTGTAGAATTCCGCGTTGAGTCCGTCAGGGCCTGGGGCAGCATTGCTTCTCATATTCTTGATGATTGCAAGAATTTTCGATGAGTCCGGAAGGGATTGATTTCCATTCTCTCTGTAGAGAGGTCTTGCACAGCCCAGGAGTGCTCTCTTAACCTGTTGTCCCTGTCAGAGGTGAAGATTTCTTTGAAATAGTTGTTAGCTACCTCTGCGAGCTGGCTTTGGGTAGTAGCATAAGAACCGTCAGGTTTTATAAAGTGGGAGATGGTGTTTCTCCTAGCTCGCTTGAGGATAGCTTGATGGAAGAACTTGGTGTTCCTGTCACCAGCTACAGCCCAGTTCTTTTTGTATCTTTGCTTGTGATACGCTTCTTCTTTGGCAAGGATGTCTTCATGGAGGCTAATAAGGTGCTTTTGGAGGGAAATATTGTTGCGGGTGGGAGGTAGGGATTGGACATGAAGGAGATTGGCTTCCACCCATTTCAGTCTTGAGGAGTTGTTTTGTTTGGACCTACGCCATTTGCCAAGGTAGTGGGTTTTTAGGTGAAATGGCCTAGCATGGGATTTTTTCTAGCTTTGTCTAGCAGTTTCACCATAGTCCTCAGTAAGAAGCCACCAGTTTTCAAACCTGAAAGGATGGTTAGCTTTCCTGCATACAGAGTTAAGAACTAGGAGCATGATCACTGTAAAGCATAGGCAGGTGAAAAACAGAAGTATTTGGGAAGTTAGCACACCATTCCGCATTACCAAAAAATCTGTCAAGCCTTTCATAAGTTGGGAAAGAGCTAAACCTTTTATTAGACCAAGTGTAAGCAGGACCATGGTAACCCAGATCAAAGAAGCCACAATCTTTAACTAAACAGCAGAAATTAGAAATTAAATGCTGATTCGCTGGCCTGGGGCCAAGCTTTTAAGTTACATTCATGATATTGTTCATATCTCCCATACAAATAACAGGAAGGTCTTGATTGCTCATTACAAAATGCCTAATCTGTCTCCAGATCCAAGCTGTGCGGCGACGGTGAGGGTCTCCATAAACGCAAACAAGACCAAATTTTTTCCTGACATGCTTGTGGTAGCAAATAGCTAAGAAATAAAAATTACAGGACTCGATAACTGAAACCTCTACTTGATCCCTAGATAGAAGCCATAGACCACCAGAAAGACCTTCAGCTGAAATTGTGTAAGCATTTTCAAGATTAAATTTATTAATCAGATCATTTTTAGTTATTTTGGTGTTTCTGGTTTCTGATAGAAAAATTACCTGAGCATTCGTAGAGTTGATGAGCCTGGCGAGATGACGCATCTTTGGACTGTCAAGGCTCCCGCCGACGCCCTGACAGTTCCAGGATAGGAGACTCTTGGCGCCCGTGGCGCCTTGAGGGCTGGCGCCGAAGCCCCTTGAGCATGTTGTAGACTTCCTGTGTCTTGTAGTAGATGAAGGGGAAGAAGGACACTCCCGCCGTGTAGATCACCGACGGCAGTGGCAACTTGAGACTCCAGAACAGTGCTTCCTCCTTCTCCCTTTCCATCATTGCCAGTGCCAGTATCGCTATCCACTTCCCGGTGCACCACATTCTGATGAAGAATCTGAGAAGCACACACGTCCAGTACTGAACTATAATAGGGGGCACTGAAATGGAAGAGGGCAAAAATGAAATTAGTGATTTTTGCAAGTTGCAGAATGTAAAATTTGTCTCTATTGTTTAAGCAAGTAGTTGTTCGTTAAATATTCTCAATACTATCCAGAGCAGCTGAATAATATGCTTTTCAGATATTACTGTTGCCAGCAGAGGCCACATGTACAACTtggtttgcaaaaaaaaaaaaacaaaaacaaaaacaaaaacaaaaacaaaaacaaaaacaaaaacaaaaacaaaacaaaacaaaacaaaacaaaacaaaacaaaacaaaaaaaaactacaaTGTATATACAGGAAGTACTAAGGTTCATTAAGATATCAAATGTGTACCTCTCATATGTGCTTTGCTGGTAATGATGATTCACATTACCATGTTGATATGGATATGGATGATTCTGGTAAGGAGCATAGTAGGGACCAGTAGAATAAGCGGGATCTGAGACATGCAATGGCATAGGGTATTGGGCATTGAGAGAACATGAAGGTGGCACTTGCTCATATCGATACGCAGAAGGAAATGGACGATATGCTTCATATCCATCTCCATAACCATACCCAGTTGTTGTTACCATACCTGGAGCAGTCGGAGGCAGGTAAGGACATGGTGGTGGATAGGCTTCAGGTGGCATTGAATTAGCATCCGGAGGAGCAATATAGGGAGTTGGATGATGTGCATAAGCAGTTGGTTGTGCCAGGTTAGCTGAAGAAGGTAGAAAACCAGGAGCAGGGGGCCAGTTATCAACATCATGCTGGGGTGGGGGCCAGTTATCAACACCAGGTGGGGCTGGGGGCCTGTTATCAACATCATGTGGGGTTGCTGATTCAGGAAGTAAAGCAATTGGCTGAAATAGTGCCCTCAGTTTCTCAACCTACAACAGAAAATTAATAGCATATGAAGCAGTTGCCTCATTACATGTATAATATAAGTTCATACCAAATACCAAGGTAAAATAGAAGACAACATCATATTCCTGCTAGCTGCTAGACTGatactcaagatcaataaaaatGAACAGCCTAAATACAATCAAAAAACCTATTATGGCAACAATACCGAAAATCCAAGCTCCAGTGAAATAAAGATAACATCTTATAAATGGCACTAAAAAGAATAGATTTCACTACTTCAGGCCTCCAAATTTAAACATGCTatatagcaataaatgaaaaatctatcTCAGCATCAACTTGACTCCACATTTGCATGTGATGCACGAGCAAATTCAAAAAGGAAAGGCTTAAATGTCTAATATGTCAGGGACTTTTGTCTACTAACCCCCAACATATACCAGTTAAACTAGGCATTATATGAACTGAAAAGCAGTTTCATGTACCCAGATGTCCGTCCTTATTCTATCTAATGGAGTAATGGTATGACTGAAAGTTGGCGTTCAGAAATAATGTAGAGGAGCTATACATAACAATATTCAATACAATACATTTTTCTTCACAAACACAACAAATGCTGATTCTTGCTCATCCATACTTACTTGTGTAGCAGTAAGCTCTGGGTTGAATTTCCCATTGACATAGTTCTCATTTATGGCACTTCTTAGGCTACTCTCAGGGAGAGGCATGAAATCACCATCAATCTTAAACTTGACCTGCacacaaaaacaaagttgttggcTTTTGTTCCGTTGCTAGATGACATTGCAATGTTTAAAATGGCAATTAATAAGCATATAGATGAGCTAAGGAAATGAAAATTTTCTGCAATCAATTGCCATAAAAAGGTTTGCTCTTGATTGAGATAGCTTTTCTCAAACAAGCAGGAGAGCTGTCAAGAAGAATGGAGAGGAGGGGCAAAAGCCCAAATACAAACACATGCACACACACCAAAACAAGATAACTAGAAAAAATCACGCCCTTAAAATAAAAGCAACCTTGACCTAACTAAGGGTTCCACCTAATAACCAACCTCTGGGCCAAGAGCAAGGAGGGAAGAGACGCACCTGGCCCCTGCCAAATGCCAACAATACAAATCCACCCTAGCGAGCAACAGAGCATTAGCTAGATTAGGAGAGACACCATCAAAGACAAGTCAACTGTGATGTCTCCAAAATTGTCTGAGACCCTAGGATGATGAGAGAGTTCAGCCCTTTTCTGGCATGTCCATCCATCAAAACTTCCACATTCAACCACCAACTATCAAAGGAACTCCAGCTGAGTAGAGAGACTCTTCAACACAACACTTTGGAGTAGGCTGTACCAAAATTGCCACACAAAAACACAAGAGACGAGACGGTGGTTGATGTTTTCATTGGCCTGGTCACAGGGAAGACAGGAGGCAGGATGAGGAAGGCCACCCTGGGAAAACCGATCAGCAATCCAGCATTTGTTGTGCATAACCAACCACACAAAGAAGCAGGAGCCTAGGGTAGTGAGAGCTCTTTTGACAAGTTCCTGAGGACCCTTGAAATGCTTAGAGACATAAGCAAACATGTGCCACCAAGAGCACCTCAACACATTCCAGGCCTCAACAAGACAGCCCTAGAAGGAAAACATTGAAAGGAATTATAAATCCACTCTAAACCTTAGACCTTTTAGTCCCCATAGATACCAATGGTTCACAACTTCAAGAGCAGTGAGATGATCTGTGTGGATTCAAGCACAACACTGGACTACAGGGTAAAAGGTTACCATCATAGATCCTTACCATTAATTAAGCCTAGGGCCAGTTCATTTGAAACTAGTTTCCCTGAAACAATCTATTCTCCCATTATCTAAAAGACAAACTATTCTCAATAAGATGGTAGTAGCAGAAACTGGTAACAAGCCAAATATATAACTTCTTTTCAGTGACCTCAAAAAAATAACTGTAAAAGGTCATTTAGATTTCTAATATATATAGGTGAGCATTAAGAAGTACAActccaaaaaacctaaaattgtgCCTATGCTTTAAATCAGAGAGTCCAAATACAATATAAGCTTCTAAGTCCTTCAAAGTCTATATTAATCTGCATCCCCTGCTTTTGTGGATGGGATGACAAATATCTTCACAGACACAACAGCAAACAAAAACGAAGAATGCCCAACAGAAAACAAGAGGAAAATGATAAACACATCTTCATATCCATATAGCATGTTCTTAGAACACTAAATCCAAACTGAGGCCGAGAGCAAGCCTGTTCTACATGAGACCATAAACCACCCATCTGACTGGGGAAAACAGCATTTCAGATTCTAACANNNNNNNNNNNNNNNNNNNNNNNNNNNNNNNNNNNNNNNNNNNNNNNNNNNNNNNNNNNNNNNNNNNNNNNNNNNNNNNNNNNNNNNNNNNNNNNNNNNNNNNNNNNNNNNNNNNNNNNNNNNNNNNNNNNNNNNNNNNNNNNNNNNNNNNNNNNNNNNNNNNNNNNNNNNNNNNNNNNNNNNNNNNNNNNNNNNNNNNNNNNNNNNNNNNNNNNNNNNNNNNNNNNNNNNNNNNNNNNNNNNNNNNNNNNNNNNNNNNNNNNNNNNNNNNNNNNNNNNNNNNNNNNNNNNNNNNNNNNNNNNNNNNNNNNNNNNNNNNNNNNNNNNNNNNNNNNNNNNNNNNNNNNNNNNNNNNNNNNNNNNNNNNNNNNNNNNNNNNNNNNNNNNNNNNNNNNNNNNNNTGCCGGTAGCATTCGGGCTTCGTCGCGCCGTTGCACATAAAGATGAACCCCGCCGGCGAGGCAGCGGCGGCGTTGGCGGTGGcagccgcggccgcggcggggCGGGGGCCGTgcttcgccgccgcctccggtgGAGAGCGCGACCGCTTGCGTGCCGAGGCGGGAGGGGAAGGCGAGGAGGGCCTCGCCATGGAGGCGGACGCCGGATAGGACGGAGGTACGGCGAGAGCGCGCGTCGCGGTGGCGCAACCCAAGGACCACAGGGACCAGGGTGCTGTCTCAGCCTCTCAGGACAGGAGTCACCAGGAGTCAGGTCTCGCTAGTCCGAGCAGGTCCACAAGCGGTTGACTATGCCACTATCGTTGACTGAATGAATAGCCATGTGTTTGTATGCAAAGGTTATCTCACGCCTTGTTTatccaaaatctaaaaattttttcaagattctattttcaggccttgtttagtttcaaaaatattttggatttcgatactatagcatttttgtttttatttgataaatattatacaatcataaactaactaggcttaaaagattcatctcgtgaatgATAGAGAAACTGTGCAACTAATTACTTTCAtttatttgtggtaattattatccaatcatggactaaccaggctcaaaagattcgtcttgtaaattttgaccaaactgtgcaattagtttttattttcgtctatattaatACTTCGTGCATGGGTCTAAAGAttcatgtgacgggaaatcttgaaaaattttggattttgggtggaagtaaacaagacctaaatcttgcagcacatacatagaccattaaatatagataaagaaaataattaattacataatttatctataatttgcgagacgaatcttttaagtctagttagtccataattggacaataattatcatacaaacaaaatgctacagtgttaaaatctaaaaactttttagatctaatAATTACTTCGAGTTGATCTGCTTGCTTGTTCttgataaggccttgtttagatacacctaaaaaatcaaaactttacaagattcttcgtcacatcgaatcttgcggcacatgcataaaatattaaatatagataaaaagaataaccaattgcatagtttatctgtaaatcacgagacgaatcttttaagcctagttactctataattagacaatgtttgtcaaataaaaacaaaaatactacagtgtcaaaatcaaaaaaaattgcatctaaacaaggcctaagtgtccCGCAAACTCACCCAGCAATAATATGAAAATACTCATCGCAGATATGAATGGATTTATACTTGACAATGATTCTGCATGGATCCGAACAACTGAACTTATTCCTTTTCTTGTCTCAAGGATCTAAATGTTCTAGCTGATGAAAAGGTCCGATGACTGCCTGATAAAAATGTCCAATACGTTATCATTGCCTCAGCAGATGGCTTCACCTTGAGTCTTTAATAGAGCTGTTGGTCGATGCCTAATTCTTCAATGAACTAATGTCTGGTCGTTGCAGCTATTTGATGTTGAGTTAAACTAGTACCAATTTGTTGCTGAAAATTCATTTTGTGTTTACTGTATGGAACTGAAGTCATTGCAGTGGTGCAGTCTGTTCCCTTTTGGAAAAAGTCTAAATAACCCCCCTGAACTATCAAGGATAGTCTAATTTTGGGCTTGACCTACAAAACCGGGTAAATGGGACATTAAACTTTCGTTTTTGGTTTGATTTACCCCCTGGGTGGTTTTCCAAGGCGGTTTTGGCCAGCGTGGCGGCCAGCGTGGCGGCCAGCGTGGCGGCCGACGGCCCATGGGCCTTGAAGACAGTCGCCCCTCAGCCTCCCTCTCTCTCACTCTTCTCCCACACGCTTCCTCCCCCGCGCTCTCTGTCGAAAAGGCGACTCTTCTCCTTCAGCACCGGCAACTCGGACGGCACGACGGCGATGATCGGGCGCACCGGACCTTGAAGGAACCTCTGCTCGTCGGTCAGGTGAGTAGCTCCTTCTTGGTCTTGGAGTGATTTTCGTTGTGTCACACCGCGCGGATATGGTTAGGGCGGATATTGGTGTTTTGTTTATCGGCGAAATTAGGGTTCAATGTGGTTGTAGTACTGGATCCGGTTGAGTTATGAACCATTGTCCATGTTTCTGTGATGCTGTTTTGCATTTAGTTTGTGGTGATGTACTGTTAGGGTTTGTATAAACCGTAGGATTTCAGTACAAATGTTCTGAGTGGTTCTATGGTGTTCATGGCAGGATGGATGATAGTATTTGCATAAGATTTCATTTTGGTGGTAGTTTTACTAGGGTGGGTGGTGCCCAGTTTTATGTTGGAGGAGACAATGCTGAGTCTTGGATTGACATGGACAAGTTATCCTATTTTGAGGTCTTGGGTCACCTATCTGATCACTACAATTCCACTGGTGTGTTGAGGTTGTACTGGCTGATTCCTGGGAAGCATTTCACCAATGGTCCCTGCTCCATAACCTGCTTCCTCATCCTCCACACCTCATCACGCAGATCACCAATAAGCTCTGAGTACCACtcagttggttcatcatcaacCCAGACAAAGTAGGCACATTCTGCAACAGTCTGCACAAACTTCAACCAATCATCCAACAGCTTCGATATGCATCAAACAACAGATGCCAATGTAGGAGAAACAAGCTTACCCCGCTCCTTTGGCATCTGCAGTACCTCCGCCCCGGGGACTTCTTACTCCACGAGATCCAGCGGCAAGCCTTCAGCTGGCAGTAGCAGTACTTCGCCGGCGTGTAGTCCAGGGGGCCCACGCGGTACGCCACCGGCGACCCTAGGCCATCgtagccgccgccaccgccacgacCTGCAGAAGCCGAGCCACGAGAAGAACGCGCGCTTGACTCCGCCATGGCTGCAGCTGGCACCAACAAGAAGTGTCGCGACCTCCAAAACCTAGTTCGCCGGCAGGGGGAGAGAGAGGCGACCGACGGGGGTGGGGAAAGAAATGGGTGCGATGAAACGAGGGGAGGGGCGACCGTTTTCAGCCCATGGGCCGTCCTCTAGCTGGGCTGCCACGCTGGCCGCCACGCTGGCCAAAACCGCCCTGGAAAACCACCCAGGGGGTAAATCAAACCAAAAACGAAAGTTTAATGTCCTATTTACCCGGTTTTGTAGGTCAAGCCCAAAATTAGACTACCCTTGATAGTTCAGGGGGTTATTTAGACTTTTTCCGTT is a window from the Sorghum bicolor cultivar BTx623 chromosome 5, Sorghum_bicolor_NCBIv3, whole genome shotgun sequence genome containing:
- the LOC8064791 gene encoding uncharacterized protein LOC8064791, translating into MARPSSPSPPASARKRSRSPPEAAAKHGPRPAAAAAATANAAAASPAGFIFMCNGATKPECYRVAFLILPPVFPGGFVLLAFGRGQQRNKSQQLCFCVQVKFKIDGDFMPLPESSLRSAINENYVNGKFNPELTATQVEKLRALFQPIALLPESATPHDVDNRPPAPPGVDNWPPPQHDVDNWPPAPGFLPSSANLAQPTAYAHHPTPYIAPPDANSMPPEAYPPPCPYLPPTAPGMVTTTGYGYGDGYEAYRPFPSAYRYEQVPPSCSLNAQYPMPLHVSDPAYSTGPYYAPYQNHPYPYQHGNVNHHYQQSTYESAPYYSSVLDVCASQILHQNVVHREVDSDTGTGNDGKGEGGSTVLESQVATAVGDLHGGSVLLPLHLLQDTGSLQHAQGASAPALKAPRAPRVSYPGTVRASAGALTVQRCVISPGSSTLRMLS
- the LOC110435968 gene encoding uncharacterized protein LOC110435968; translation: MAESSARSSRGSASAGRGGGGGYDGLGSPVAYRVGPLDYTPAKYCYCQLKACRWISWSKKSPGRRYCRCQRSGTVAECAYFVWVDDEPTEWYSELIGDLRDEVWRMRKQVMEQGPLVKCFPGISQYNLNTPVEL